A genome region from Accipiter gentilis chromosome 13, bAccGen1.1, whole genome shotgun sequence includes the following:
- the ABHD13 gene encoding protein ABHD13, with product MEKSWMLWTFVKRWLLALASWSWSLCRICLLLLIVTFHLYGGIILLILIFVSIAGILYKFQDVLLYFPEQPSSSRLYVPMPTGIPHENIFIKTKDGVLLNLILLRYTGDNAAYSPTIIYFHGNAGNIGHRLPNALLMLVNLKVNLILVDYRGYGKSEGEASEEGLYLDSEAVLDYVMTRSDLDKTKIFLFGRSLGGAVAIHLASENSHRISAIVVENTFLSIPYMASTLFSFFPMRYLPLWCYKNKFLSYRKISQCRMPSLFISGLSDQLIPPVMMKQLYELSPARTKRLAIFPDGTHNDTWQCQGYFTALEQFIKEVIKSHSPEEMAKTSSNVTII from the coding sequence ATGGAAAAGTCATGGATGCTTTGGACCTTTGTTAAAAGATGGCTACTAGCTTTGGCTTCCTGGTCTTGGAGTCTCTGCCGTATTTGTCTTTTACTCTTGATAGTAACTTTTCACTTGTACGGAGGCATTATACTACTTATATTAATATTTGTATCAATAGCGGGTATATTATATAAATTCCAGGATGTGCTGCTTTactttcctgaacagccctcttCATCACGCCTTTATGTTCCTATGCCTACTGGTATACCACATGAAAATATCTTTATCAAAACCAAAGATGGAGTTCTTCTCAATCTTATTCTACTGAGATACACAGGGGACAATGCAGCTTATTCTCCAACCATCATTTACTTTCATGGGAATGCAGGCAACATTGGCCACAGGTTGCCAAATGCTTTGTTAATGCTGGTAAACCTGAAAGTAAACTTAATTCTTGTTGATTATAGAGGGTATGGAAAAAGTGAAGGAGAAGCAAGTGAAGAAGGTTTGTACTTAGATTCTGAGGCTGTGTTAGACTATGTGATGACTCGGTCTGATCTTGATAAaacaaaaatttttctttttggccGTTCCTTGGGGGGAGCAGTAGCTATTCACTTAGCTTCTGAAAATTCCCATAGGATTTCTGCCATCGTGGTGGAGAACACCTTTCTTAGCATCCCATACATGGCcagcactttgttttctttctttccaatgaGATATCTTCCTTTATGGTGCTACAAAAATAAATTCCTGTCCTACAGAAAAATCTCTCAGTGCAGAATGCCTTCTCTCTTCATCTCTGGGTTGTCTGACCAGTTAATTCCGCCAGTTATGATGAAGCAACTTTATGAATTATCCCCAGCTCGGACTAAGAGATTGGCAATATTTCCTGATGGAACTCATAATGACACTTGGCAGTGCCAGGGTTATTTCACTGCACTCGAACAGTTCATCAAAGAAGTAATAAAGAGCCACTCCCCTGAAGAAATGGCGAAAACGTCATCTAACGTAACGATAATATAA
- the LIG4 gene encoding DNA ligase 4, whose translation MASAHASQPSKKTVAAQVPFADLCATLERMQTCKPRPEKTKYFKDFLDSWRKFHGALHQNEKDTTDSFYPAMRLILPQLERERMAYGIKETMLAKLYIELLNLPKDGKDAAKLLNYRTPAGSRGDTGDFAMIAYFVLKPRSLKQGRLTIEQVNEHLDAIANNNAAKNKGLLKKSLLQLITQSTALEQKWLIRMIIKDLKLGVSQQTILSIFHPDALELHNVTTDLEKVCRQLHDPNVSLSDVSITLFSAFKPMLAAIADVQQIEKQMNNQIFYIETKLDGERMQMHKDGDVYKYFSRNGFDYTQQFGASPLDGSLTPFIHNVFKSNIQNCILDGEMMAYNPETQTFMQKGNRFDIKRMVEDSDLQTCFCVFDVLMVNDQKLGHEVLSKRYEILSSVFTAVMGRIHVVQKKSARTRKEVIDALNEAIDNREEGIMVKDPMSTYKPDKRGEGWLKIKPEYVNGLMDELDLLIVGGYWGKGSRGGMMSHFLCAIAETPPPNEKPTIFRSFCRVGSGYTMKELYDLGLKLAKHWKPYHRKDPPSNILCGTEKPEMYIEPCNSVIVQIKAAEIVNSDVYKTDCTLRFPRIEKIREDKEWYECMTSDMLEDLRSKAEGKLASKHLHMDAYDEPQEKKRKTVSKVKKVIGIAEQFKAPDLSGVNKVSNVFEDVEFCVMTGTGKYSKSELESRIAECGGSVVQNPGPETYCVIVGAENVRVKNIIASNKYDVVRAEWLLQCFQTKKLVPWQPAFMIHMSPDTKEHFACEYDCYGDSYTADTDVAQLKEVFSRMKDSKVMPLDMITELEEHYSWNSCQLSIFRGNTIYVDCYAVVNEPRTKIHGTTLSVRALELRFYGAKVVSHLEEGVSHVVIGEDHSRVKEMKALRRTFGEKFKIVSELWVTQSVEGGVLKNENQYLI comes from the coding sequence ATGGCTTCTGCGCACGCTTCGCAGCCTTCAAAAAAAACAGTGGCCGCTCAGGTGCCTTTTGCGGACCTGTGTGCTACTCTGGAGCGAATGCAGACGTGTAAACCTCGTCCGGAGAAAACCAAGTATTTCAAGGATTTTCTGGACTCCTGGAGAAAATTCCACGGTGCTCTTCATCAAAACGAGAAGGACACCACAGATTCTTTTTATCCGGCTATGCGACTTATTCTTCCACAGTTGGAAAGAGAAAGGATGGCATATGGAATTAAAGAAACTATGCTTGCGAAGCTGTATATTGAACTGCTTAATTTACCAAAAGATGGAAAAGATGCTGCAAAGCTGTTAAACTACAGGACACCTGCTGGCTCACGTGGAGATACCGGGGATTTTGCAATGATCGCGTACTTTGTGTTAAAACCTAGGAGCCTGAAACAAGGCAGACTGACAATAGAACAAGTCAATGAACACTTGGATGCGATAGCTAATAATAATGCTGCTAAAAACAAGGGTCTGTTAAAGAAAAGTCTTCTTCAGTTAATTACCCAGAGCACAGCACTGGAACAGAAATGGCTCATCCGCATGATTATAAAGGATCTGAAGCTTGGAGTTAGTCAACAAACTATACTTTCCATTTTTCATCCTGATGCTCTTGAATTACACAATGTTACAACTGATTTGGAAAAAGTTTGCAGACAACTGCACGATCCCAATGTCTCACTTAGTGATGTTTCTATCACgttgttttctgcctttaaacCAATGCTTGCTGCTATTGCTGATGTCCAGCAAATCGAGAAACAAATGAATAACCAGATATTCTACATAGAAACTAAGCTGGATGGTGAGCGTATGCAGATGCACAAAGATGGAGAtgtgtataaatatttttccCGAAATGGGTTTGACTATACTCAGCAGTTCGGCGCTTCCCCCCTTGATGGTTCGTTAACGCCATTTATTCATAATGTATTTAAGAGCAATATACAAAATTGCATTCTCGATGGTGAAATGATGGCTTACAATCCCGAGACACAAACCTTTAtgcaaaaaggaaacagattCGACATAAAAAGAATGGTGGAGGACTCTGATCTGCAGACCTGCTTCTGTGTGTTCGATGTATTGATGGTTAATGATCAGAAGTTGGGGCATGAAGTACTAAGCAAAAGATACGAAATCTTAAGTAGCGTATTTACTGCGGTAATGGGCAGGATACATGTTGTACAGAAAAAAAGTGccagaacaagaaaagaagtAATTGATGCTTTAAATGAAGCAATAGATAACAGAGAGGAAGGGATTATGGTGAAAGATCCCATGTCCACCTACAAGCCTGACAAACGTGGGGAAGGCTGgttaaaaatcaaaccagaatatGTCAATGGACTGATGGATGAACTAGACCTTTTAATTGTTGGTGGTTACTGGGGGAAGGGCTCACGTGGTGGAATGATGTCTCATTTTCTGTGTGCTATTGCAGAGACGCCCCCTCCAAATGAAAAACCTACCATTTTCCGCTCTTTTTGTCGTGTTGGCTCTGGCTATACTATGAAGGAATTGTATGATTTAGGTTTGAAACTGGCTAAACACTGGAAGCCCTACCATAGGAAGGACCCTCCCTCTAACATCTTGTGTGGAACTGAAAAACCTGAAATGTACATTGAACCTTGCAACTCTGTCATTGTTCAGATCAAGGCAGCTGAGATTGTTAACAGTGATGTGTACAAAACTGACTGTACTTTGAGATTCCCCCGAATTGAGAAGATAAGAGAGGACAAAGAATGGTACGAGTGCATGACTTCAGACATGTTAGAAGATCTCAGAAGCAAAGCAGAAGGGAAGCTGGCATCTAAGCACCTTCATATGGATGCGTATGATGAgccacaagagaaaaaaaggaaaactgtatcAAAGGTGAAGAAGGTGATTGGAATAGCTGAGCAATTTAAAGCTCCTGATCTTTCTGGTGTAAACAAGGTTTCAAATGTATTTGAAGATGTTGAGTTTTGTGTTATGACGGGAACGGGAAAGTACTCAAAGTCTGAACTGGAAAGCAGGATAGCCGAATGTGGTGGCAGCGTGGTACAGAACCCGGGGCCAGAGACTTACTGTGTCATTGTAGGAGCTGAGAATGTCAGAGTGAAAAATATCATTGCTTCCAACAAATACGACGTGGTGAGGGCGGAGTGGCTCCTTCAGTGTTTTCAAACCAAAAAGCTGGTGCCTTGGCAACCGGCCTTTATGATTCACATGTCTCCTGACACAAAAGAACATTTTGCTTGTGAGTATGATTGTTATGGAGACAGCTATACAGCAGACACAGATGTTGCACAACTCAAGGAAGTGTTCTCAAGAATGAAAGACAGTAAGGTGATGCCTTTGGACATGATTACAGAGTTAGAAGAGCATTATTCGTGGAACAGCTGTCAGCTCAGTATATTCAGAGGAAACACTATTTATGTGGACTGTTACGCTGTTGTTAATGAGCCCAGAACCAAAATCCATGGAACAACACTATCAGTTAGGGCTTTGGAGCTCCGTTTTTATGGTGCAAAAGTAGTCTCTCACCTTGAAGAGGGTGTCTCCCATGTTGTTATAGGAGAAGATCATTCCCGGGTAAAAGAGATGAAAGCACTCAGAAgaacatttggggaaaaatttaaaattgtatCTGAGCTGTGGGTAACACAGTCAGTGGAGGGAGGAGTCCTGAAGAATGAAAATCagtacttaatttaa